One Delphinus delphis chromosome 16, mDelDel1.2, whole genome shotgun sequence genomic window, CCTGCATGCCAGCTCCAGGATTTCCCACCCCTGAAATGCTTGCGACCTGTCTGGGTCCCTGAGGACCACCTGCCCCCATATTAATAGGACCAGCACCCTGAATTCCCCCAGTCATAGGGCCTCTTGAACTGGGGCCAGGGCCCCTCATCTCCATTCCTCTTGCATCCATGCCTCTCGCTTCCATCCCTCTGGCTTCCATTGCACAGGTTTCCATTCCTCTTCTCTCCATTACTCGTGTCTCTAAGACCTCAGTTTCCATGGCTCGAGTCTCCATCCCTCGAGAATCTCTGCTACCTCTACCATCCATAGGTAGACCCCTTTGATCTATCATGGGTCCTCTGGGTTCTCCAATGAGCAGTCTGGGATCTGCTAATGGCCCTCCCCTCATGTCATGTGAGGAAGGGCCCCGGCTGTCATGACCAGACGCATGGTGCATTGGAGGGCCCTGATGTGGTGGGCCAAGATAGCCTCTGGGCTCTACTTCTCCAGTGACTGAAAGCAAAGTTCCTCCACGTGGGTCATTTGGAGCATCCCCTAACAGTCCTCGAGGAGGTAAGCCACCAGCAGTCATGGGTCCACGAGACATAGGAGCTCTAGGATCTGATATCTGCACCTGTCCCCGCTCTAAGGGCACCGGACCAACCCCTGGCATTCCAACTTGGGGCTGCATTGCTCCACCAGGAGTTAAGGGgcctgggccagggccagggccagcaACTGCAGCTGGAATTGGGCCCGGGGCTGGAATTCCACCCTGGATAGGGGTCTGCATCAGAGGAGGGATGTCTTTCACAGGTCTTCTGGCCAAATGCTGAGGCTGAGGGGCTGGAGGATTCTGCTGGTTCAGCAGAACATTAGGTCCTGGGCaaaggccagggccagggccagaaaCGGATTGAGATTTGCCTGGGATGAGTGGTGTGACATGTATTTTGCGATGCAGAATTTTCAGAGCAATCTCTGGATCCATGATTCTCATCACTACTTGAGCCTGCAACAGCGCATAAGCCAGCTGTGGGTTTTGAAGTAACATATTTCGAGCTTCCTGGTGACTGTTTTGGACACAGAGCTTCATCTGCTTCATCAGCTCAAACATCTGCTCCGGGGGCAGACTAGCGACTGCTCTGGTAATTGACTCAGGGGCATCTTCTGGATCGATGGGGTCCCCATAGGGTGAGTCAATGATGGGCGCTGCAGGCCCTAGGCTCTTTAACTCCTCCTTGTTCTTTTCACTGGCAGCATTGTCCACCCGAAGCGCTCTCCCGCTGAACTCCCGCCCGTTAAGGTTCCGCATGGCACTAAGCGCGGTCTCCTGGTCTTGGTACTCGCAGAAGCCATAACCCTTAGGTTTTCCCGTCTCTCTATCGTATACCAGCCGGAAACTCACAACGGAACCAACCTCGGAGAAAATGTCCTTCAACTGCTCCTCAGTTGCCTCATACGGAATGTTCCCCACGAACACGGAACGCAGTGATCGATCCATTGCCGGGTCTCTCACCGTCAAACTCGACATGACTCCGGTTGCGCACACACAGCGGACAGCGGATTCTTCCCAGAGTCGTCCTCTGGCGACTCACACTTCCGTCGCGCAACGGAAGCGGCTTTCAAAGTCCGGGCAGAAACTGCACTACTCTGCTTGAATCGTTCCGCTAATCCGCGGCATCTGCACCTCTACGTTCCACTAACTAGATTAAGGCGTTCTGCCCCTGGTCCTTCACTGAGGCTTATGATTCGTTTCTCATCTCTTATTCTGCAGACATTTCCACGGCGCGCCACCACCCGCGCTAGGAAAAAGCTTGGTGCGGGCTGACCACAGTAAATATGGCCGCGTAGACTTCACCATGGTAACTCGGAGAGGCCGCCTCCCATGACGTCAAGGGCGGTTTTGCTTCCGTTTGCCTGGCGGGAAACGGCTCACTGAAAGATTAAGGGCGCGTGTTCTGCGCTCTGATCAAAGTATTTCCGCACAGCAGTTTCTCCTTATTAGAGTACATTTATGCTATATTTAAAATCACAATGCAGACAGTGAGGGAGAAGTGTAGTCGTTTCAAAGCAGATTTGggattttctcattaaaatacaaaagtaatagCTCCTTTTTAGAAAAGCATTTTTGGACAATTACTGCCCAGAAATACAAACTGAAGGCGTGTGCTAGCTCCATCCCCGCCCCCATCCTGTTGCTTCAGGCAGCCGCTGTCGATAGGTGTCTGGTCCTTATAAGTTTATCTTTGTGCACGCACTCAGCAGTCGAGCTATTCAAAAtgatacctttttcttaattatattaaccgatattaataataataattaattgaaTTTTAGGGCTACAGCGGATGAGTTAAAAGTATTTAACCATTCTTAAACTGTAGGCATTTAGATTGGTTCTGATTATTATAAATTGATGAAATGATTTCGCCACCTCTAttatgaaggagaaaacaaactAGTTTCTCTCTGCTGCTATTTTTGCTGGCAGAAGTTGAAACATGTGGAATGTGGGTCTTTCCCCTATTTAACAGGCGATAGAATTGAAGCTTGGAGAGGGCTAGGTAATTTGCTAAGCAGCCGGTAACCGGCAAAGCCTGAATTCTTACCCAGGTTGGTCCCTCACAGCTCCAGGGCGTCTCCGCCCCGTATTGTAGCTACTAGCAACTTGTAGCCTGTCGAGGACATGAAAGTTGGCTAGTGTGATTGAGAAattgaagttttaatttcattacttttattaattttaatataaaaactgaTATTCACTTAGGCTTTTGGAAAACTTTTTAGTATGTTTGGAACAACGAGTAAGGAATCTACTTTCGCAATGATAAAATTTATTAAAcctaaataaaaagtattttcagttaaaatttaGCATTCTAACTGAGATTTACTATACTTGTAAAATACATGCAAGATTTTCAGGACtaagtataaaaatgtaaaaatatctcactaatttatttttttcatgttgaagTGATATGTTTAGTACATtggattaaacaaaatatatttaacattaatatcactcattttattttactttttttatgtggttacttagaaaaattaaagttaCATATATAGATTGCATTACATGTCTATGAACTGTACTGCTGCAGAGCCTAAGTCTTAACTTTTAAGCAGAGAATCATTTTATTCTATGTATGCCTTTTGAGGAGATTATGAAACTTTACGTTTCATCAAAAAATTGTGTTATGAATCTTGGGTATCATAGTTCAATGAATAGATCTGAAATGAGTGTGAGGGTTTAGCTACAAATCAGACAAAGCATCCATTTACCTTCAAGTGTTTTAATAGTTCTTTAAAACAGGCTTGGACATAGCTATTCATTCAAGATGTATGATAACCTATATCTGCAAATGATAAAGTGTATTACTTGATAGTAATATTTTCCCCCCTGATTCTTTTATTtgaggtggggcaggggtggaggggagttGAGGATGTCATcatttcagaaaactaaaaacaagttCCTTAGGTTCATTTGTCTCCTTTTCATACCATCTCTTTACTAAGAAagccatgacttttttttttttttttttttgctgcattgggtcttcattgctgcctgcgggctttctctagttgtggagagcggggactactcttcgttgtggtgtgcaggcttctcattgcggtggcttctcttgttgtggagcacgggctctaggcacgtgggcttcagtagttgtggcacacaggctcagtagttgtggctcacgggctctagagcgcaggctaagtagttctggtgcaggggcttagttgctccgcggcatgtgggatcaaacccatgtcccctgcattagcaggtggattcttaaccgctgcgccaccagggaagccccaagccacGACCTTTTAACATGCATTCTGTCGAGGACAACTTAGATGTCGATTACATGTGCAATTGTGTTTATGTTAAATGTAGTTATCAAGCGGATGATAATAGGCTATTACAATAAGTTGTAAAGTTCATAAAAGTCCGTGCAGCTTATCTGATAGTGAGAGTTTCTTTACTGCCCCTGCTGATAAAATCTAAACCAGTGGCCTTCACACTTTGGCATACGTCAGAACCACCTAGATCCATGGCTAGTTAAGTCAGGTAGCTGGGCctcaccacctcccctccccagttcTGCTTCAGTATTTCTGGGGTGGGActggagaatttgcatttctaacagattctcagatgctgctgctgctgctgctctggggACCCCACTTTAAGAATCACTGGTCTAAACAAAGAGACTTgaagtgttgggtttttttcatttgtatcagACCAAACTAAGCTTAGTACACTCTGTTAAAAGGTATAAGATATGGGAGctcttaaaaaaatctattactCTTTTAATGCTGACCTAGTAGAGCTAGGACATGCTGACCCTACCCTGAAGAAACCCTGGGCTCAAAGATGGGTGAACAGAGTAGCTGAGGAGCTCTGGGGACAAACAAGAAGGGAAAAGCCATGACTGTAACAGTGTGCTTTTTGTCAGAGGCCTTGTATGTTCTCTTTAGTTCCCGTATTCCAGACTAGAAGAATGTTTTGATATAGGCCCCCTTCATAGAGGTCCAGTGTGACCCAGCACATAGCTCAATGAGCAGGACAcataaactaatatttattagtgAACTGGGTGGCCCAGAATTACCAAGAGTTCTTAGGAACCTGTATATCTCCTGGTACCAACACATACTTTTCACAGATCTGCCTTGGAAGAACTTCCAGTTTACgttgctttctttgtttccataATGTTTAAACTTTAGATATTTATAGCACGGTATGCAATCTGAAGAAAAATGTACATGGCATCTTTCATGTTCAGACATCAGTTCTTTCACTACATCAAAATACCAACTATACTAAGagtgatttttaaacaaatatatcagGGCATACGGCCAAATGGGGGCCATTCTTCAAACTAATCACCTTCAGAAACTATAAACTTAATCCATCAAGGCTTCCAGtgttcaaaatgatttttaaactacTGCCCTGAAATTGTTTCAAGGCTCCATTTGTAAGTCATACTAGGAAATTGGTGCCTTAACTCAAATGTATACCTTGTTTACAACCAAGAACAGAGTTGTGCAGCTAAATCACCTGACTTTCTGACAAGACTT contains:
- the CSTF2T gene encoding cleavage stimulation factor subunit 2 tau variant, producing the protein MSSLTVRDPAMDRSLRSVFVGNIPYEATEEQLKDIFSEVGSVVSFRLVYDRETGKPKGYGFCEYQDQETALSAMRNLNGREFSGRALRVDNAASEKNKEELKSLGPAAPIIDSPYGDPIDPEDAPESITRAVASLPPEQMFELMKQMKLCVQNSHQEARNMLLQNPQLAYALLQAQVVMRIMDPEIALKILHRKIHVTPLIPGKSQSVSGPGPGLCPGPNVLLNQQNPPAPQPQHLARRPVKDIPPLMQTPIQGGIPAPGPIPAAVAGPGPGPGPLTPGGAMQPQVGMPGVGPVPLERGQVQISDPRAPMSRGPMTAGGLPPRGLLGDAPNDPRGGTLLSVTGEVEPRGYLGPPHQGPPMHHASGHDSRGPSSHDMRGGPLADPRLLIGEPRGPMIDQRGLPMDGRGSRDSRGMETRAMETEVLETRVMERRGMETCAMEARGMEARGMDARGMEMRGPGPSSRGPMTGGIQGAGPINMGAGGPQGPRQVASISGVGNPGAGMQGAGMQGAGMQGAGMQGAGMQGAGMQGAGMQGAGMQGAGMQGAGMQGAGMQGAGMQGAGMQGAGMQGAGMQGAGMQGAGMQGAGMQGAGMQGAGMQGAGMQGAGMQGAGMQGAGMQGASIQGTGMQGAGMQGASMQGAGKQGGGQPSSFSPGQSQVTPQDQEKAALIMQVLQLTADQIAMLPPEQRQSILILKEQIQKSTGAS